The following are from one region of the Amylibacter sp. IMCC11727 genome:
- a CDS encoding thermonuclease family protein, with amino-acid sequence MLRVLVALLILGTQATANTVLIVDGDTLDVDGTRYRINGIDAPEAAQKCKTERGKDWACGDAATNALYALTNGKTVRCDTLAKDGYGRDIARCYADGTDLAAAMVDQGMAWAFLKFSDEYEAAQEAAKSAKRGIWRGPSEPAWAFRAAKWSTASEQSPNGCPIKGNISANGKIYHPPWSKWYSRTKINTSKGERWFCDEEEAVKAGWRAPRWK; translated from the coding sequence ATGTTACGCGTCCTTGTCGCGCTTTTAATCCTTGGCACACAGGCCACGGCGAATACCGTCCTCATTGTGGACGGCGACACCCTCGATGTGGATGGCACCCGCTATCGTATCAACGGCATCGACGCACCAGAAGCGGCACAAAAATGTAAAACCGAACGGGGCAAAGATTGGGCCTGCGGCGATGCGGCCACCAACGCGCTTTATGCGCTGACCAACGGCAAAACCGTGCGCTGCGACACGCTGGCCAAAGACGGCTATGGCCGCGACATCGCGCGGTGCTATGCCGATGGAACAGACCTCGCCGCCGCCATGGTCGATCAAGGCATGGCTTGGGCCTTCCTTAAGTTTTCCGACGAATACGAAGCGGCTCAAGAAGCCGCCAAATCAGCCAAACGCGGCATCTGGCGCGGCCCATCCGAACCCGCATGGGCCTTCCGCGCCGCCAAATGGTCCACAGCCAGCGAACAATCCCCCAACGGCTGCCCCATCAAGGGTAACATCTCCGCCAACGGCAAAATCTACCACCCGCCGTGGTCAAAGTGGTACTCGCGAACCAAGATTAACACTAGCAAAGGCGAGAGGTGGTTTTGTGATGAAGAGGAGGCGGTGAAGGCAGGGTGGCGCGCGCCGCGGTGGAAGTGA
- a CDS encoding NAD+ synthase, which produces MTDKLRLTLAQLNPTVGDFAGNIAKAAAAHAEAALAGADMVVLPEMFVTGYQAQDLVLREAFTRDAMAHVEKLAKQCDTGPSIGIGAPLIEGDQLFNAYFILHGGEIVTTLRKHELPNTHVFDERRLFDEGPIAGPYNLNGVRIGNPICEDAWHEDVPEALAESGAEILVVPNGSPYYRNKFDRRLSAMVSRVIENDMPLVYVNMVGGQDDQVFDGGSFVLNRGGRLAMQMPLFDEAIAHVDFVRSDAGWEAVEGEKIAHVDEWEQDYRVMTQGLRDYMGKTGFKKVVLGLSGGIDSAIVATIAADALGPENVRCVMMPSEYTAQSSLDDAKELAANLGVKLDTISIGEARAAVTNTMAPFFEGLEPDVTEENIQSRLRGLLLMALSNKFGEMVLTTGNKSEVAVGYATIYGDMAGGYNPIKDLYKMRVFESCRWRNANHREWMMGPKGAVIPVNIIEKPPSAELREDQKDSDSLPDYAVLDAILEMLVDEDRSVAEIVEAGFDRATVKRIEHLVNISEYKRFQSAPGPRLTHKAFWLDRRYPIVNRWRDNG; this is translated from the coding sequence ATGACTGACAAACTGAGGCTGACGCTGGCGCAGTTGAACCCGACGGTGGGGGATTTTGCAGGAAACATTGCCAAAGCCGCCGCGGCCCATGCAGAGGCGGCCCTTGCTGGTGCGGATATGGTTGTGCTGCCCGAGATGTTTGTGACGGGCTATCAGGCGCAGGATTTGGTACTGCGCGAGGCGTTTACCCGTGATGCCATGGCCCATGTGGAAAAACTGGCAAAACAGTGTGATACGGGGCCTAGCATTGGCATTGGCGCGCCCTTGATCGAGGGGGATCAGCTGTTTAACGCCTATTTCATCCTGCATGGCGGGGAAATCGTGACCACGCTGCGCAAGCATGAATTGCCCAACACCCATGTGTTTGATGAACGGCGCTTGTTTGACGAGGGGCCGATTGCGGGGCCGTATAATTTGAACGGGGTGCGGATTGGCAACCCGATTTGCGAGGATGCGTGGCACGAAGATGTGCCAGAGGCGCTGGCGGAATCTGGGGCGGAGATTTTGGTGGTGCCCAATGGTTCGCCTTATTACCGCAACAAGTTTGATCGGCGGTTGTCTGCCATGGTGTCCCGCGTGATCGAAAACGATATGCCGCTGGTTTATGTGAACATGGTCGGTGGGCAGGATGATCAGGTGTTTGATGGCGGGTCATTTGTGTTGAACCGTGGCGGGCGGCTGGCCATGCAGATGCCGCTGTTTGACGAGGCGATTGCCCATGTGGATTTCGTGCGTAGCGATGCGGGCTGGGAAGCCGTTGAAGGCGAGAAGATCGCCCATGTGGACGAATGGGAGCAAGATTACCGTGTGATGACGCAGGGCCTGCGCGATTACATGGGGAAAACAGGGTTCAAGAAGGTTGTTCTGGGCCTGTCTGGCGGCATTGATAGTGCGATTGTAGCGACCATTGCAGCGGATGCGCTGGGGCCAGAAAATGTGCGCTGTGTGATGATGCCGTCTGAATATACCGCGCAATCCTCGCTGGATGATGCGAAGGAATTGGCGGCGAATTTGGGTGTGAAGCTGGATACGATTTCCATTGGCGAGGCGCGGGCGGCGGTGACGAACACGATGGCGCCGTTTTTTGAAGGCTTGGAGCCTGACGTGACCGAGGAGAACATCCAATCCCGTCTGCGGGGGCTATTGCTGATGGCGCTGTCGAATAAATTTGGGGAAATGGTGCTGACCACGGGCAATAAATCCGAAGTGGCGGTGGGCTATGCCACGATCTATGGCGATATGGCGGGAGGGTATAACCCGATCAAGGACCTCTATAAAATGCGGGTGTTTGAGAGTTGCCGTTGGAGGAATGCGAACCATCGCGAGTGGATGATGGGACCGAAGGGGGCTGTGATCCCTGTGAATATCATCGAAAAGCCGCCGAGTGCGGAGTTGCGCGAGGATCAGAAGGACTCTGATAGCTTACCTGATTACGCGGTGCTGGATGCTATTCTTGAGATGCTGGTGGATGAGGATCGGTCCGTGGCGGAGATTGTGGAGGCTGGGTTTGATCGGGCCACTGTGAAACGGATCGAGCATCTGGTTAATATTTCGGAGTATAAGCGGTTTCAATCCGCGCCTGGGCCGAGGTTGACGCATAAAGCGTTTTGGTTGGATCGGCGGTATCCGATTGTTAATCGCTGGCGGGATAACGGGTAA
- a CDS encoding 2-isopropylmalate synthase, producing MTKTTSLIHATTAAALLTFAPVATLAQSSEQIVTKQYDTGGIYEGTFKDGKQHGTGTYRLPNGYEYTGQWVNGEIRGTGVARYPNGSIYEGEFVDSKSEGIGKITYADGTTYDGEWKNGKIHGTGVAKFASGIVYEGEFLAGKRHGKGVMTSPDGYRYDGDWVEGKMTGTALITYHDGATYKGQVLEGVREGKGFLTLPDGRTYEGDFSNNNFDGIGVYKDADGSVYEGPMVQGRRNGVGKMTSANGFIYEGNFTNDMRDGKGKLTNEAGIGYEGDWKNNVKSGKGTQTYESGTVYTGNFADNKPNGTGKITYANGTTYEGEWVDGKIEGEGTIRDVNGTVYIGALKNAKNHGFGKIIYADGHSYEGNWVEGVRSGQGRVTYPNGAVFEGQYVDNKREGRGKITLPDGFSYDGNWSNGEINGEGVATYANGDVYTGSFKNGQREGNGKMVYATGEEYDGFWTAGKQATQEEAEAAAGE from the coding sequence TTGACCAAGACCACATCGCTGATCCACGCCACAACGGCAGCTGCCCTTTTAACCTTTGCACCGGTTGCAACACTGGCCCAATCGTCCGAACAAATTGTCACCAAACAGTATGACACGGGCGGCATTTATGAGGGCACGTTCAAAGACGGCAAACAACACGGCACAGGCACATATCGCCTGCCCAACGGCTATGAATACACAGGCCAATGGGTGAACGGTGAAATCCGTGGCACGGGCGTGGCCCGATACCCCAATGGCTCCATCTATGAGGGTGAATTTGTTGACAGCAAATCCGAAGGTATCGGCAAAATCACCTACGCCGACGGCACAACATACGATGGGGAATGGAAAAACGGCAAAATTCACGGCACCGGCGTGGCAAAATTTGCCTCTGGCATCGTATACGAAGGGGAATTCCTCGCAGGGAAACGCCACGGCAAAGGGGTGATGACCTCCCCCGATGGATATCGGTATGATGGGGACTGGGTCGAAGGTAAGATGACAGGCACAGCCCTGATCACCTATCACGATGGTGCCACCTACAAGGGCCAAGTGCTCGAAGGTGTGCGCGAAGGCAAAGGGTTCTTAACCCTGCCAGACGGCCGCACCTATGAAGGGGATTTTTCCAACAACAACTTTGACGGCATTGGCGTTTACAAAGATGCGGACGGCTCTGTTTACGAAGGCCCAATGGTCCAAGGCCGCCGCAATGGTGTGGGCAAAATGACCTCTGCCAATGGCTTCATCTACGAAGGCAACTTCACCAACGACATGCGCGATGGCAAAGGCAAACTGACCAACGAAGCTGGAATTGGCTATGAAGGGGATTGGAAAAACAACGTCAAATCGGGCAAAGGCACGCAAACCTACGAAAGCGGCACAGTATACACAGGCAACTTCGCAGACAACAAGCCAAACGGCACAGGCAAAATCACCTACGCCAATGGCACCACCTACGAAGGCGAATGGGTGGACGGCAAGATTGAAGGCGAAGGCACCATTCGTGATGTGAACGGCACCGTTTATATTGGTGCACTCAAAAATGCGAAAAATCACGGCTTTGGTAAAATCATCTATGCTGATGGTCATTCGTACGAGGGCAATTGGGTCGAAGGCGTGCGCAGTGGTCAGGGCCGTGTCACCTACCCCAATGGCGCAGTGTTCGAAGGCCAGTATGTCGACAACAAACGCGAAGGCCGTGGCAAGATCACCCTACCTGATGGGTTCAGCTATGACGGCAACTGGTCCAACGGCGAAATCAATGGCGAAGGTGTCGCAACCTATGCCAACGGCGATGTCTACACCGGCAGCTTTAAAAACGGCCAACGGGAAGGCAACGGCAAAATGGTCTATGCCACGGGTGAAGAATACGATGGGTTCTGGACCGCAGGCAAACAGGCCACGCAGGAAGAGGCCGAAGCCGCCGCAGGGGAATAA
- a CDS encoding VOC family protein, producing the protein MIAYVTVGARDMARAERFYSAFLLALGYRLERYHGDLSFIPPVPEGQTQVSPDFYVKKPFNGETPSAGNGGMVAFDVDTQKGVRDLHRAAVAAGGVDEGAPGFRASYGPHFYVGYLRDPDGNKIALFSDNPNEPSREG; encoded by the coding sequence ATGATTGCTTATGTCACGGTTGGTGCCCGCGATATGGCCCGCGCTGAACGGTTCTATTCTGCGTTTTTACTCGCCCTTGGATACCGCCTTGAACGGTATCACGGGGACCTGAGTTTTATCCCACCTGTGCCAGAGGGGCAGACACAGGTATCGCCCGATTTTTACGTTAAGAAACCGTTCAATGGGGAAACGCCATCAGCGGGTAACGGGGGGATGGTGGCGTTTGATGTGGATACCCAAAAAGGCGTGCGTGATTTGCACCGCGCGGCGGTTGCTGCGGGCGGCGTGGATGAGGGCGCGCCTGGATTTCGCGCGTCCTATGGGCCGCATTTTTATGTAGGATATTTGCGCGATCCTGATGGGAATAAGATCGCGCTGTTTAGCGATAATCCAAATGAACCAAGCCGCGAAGGGTAA
- a CDS encoding PIN domain-containing protein — MTRVLIDTCVLYPSILRSVLMGCAKAGLFEPLWSARILEEWRRAAARNGVAAEAGIEIAMLTADWRDANVTVADGAEDDIVLPDQNDRHVLAAAIEGNANELLTANTGDFPTRVLAQYGVIRRHPDEFLLELALAQPEVVSEVIDRVHAMAEAGKGERVNRRKMLQKSGVPRMAKWDAGVAC; from the coding sequence ATGACCCGCGTTTTGATCGACACTTGCGTTTTGTACCCGTCGATTCTGCGCAGTGTTTTGATGGGCTGTGCCAAGGCGGGATTGTTTGAGCCGCTGTGGTCCGCACGCATCCTTGAAGAATGGCGGCGAGCGGCGGCCCGCAATGGAGTGGCCGCAGAGGCGGGCATCGAAATTGCGATGCTGACGGCAGATTGGCGCGATGCAAATGTGACAGTTGCTGATGGGGCCGAGGATGACATTGTCTTGCCAGATCAGAACGATAGACATGTTTTGGCGGCTGCGATTGAAGGGAATGCAAACGAGCTGCTGACCGCAAACACTGGGGATTTTCCAACCCGTGTATTGGCGCAGTATGGTGTGATCAGGCGGCATCCAGATGAATTTCTGTTGGAACTGGCACTGGCACAGCCTGAGGTGGTGTCTGAGGTGATTGACCGTGTTCACGCCATGGCGGAAGCGGGCAAAGGTGAACGGGTTAACCGACGTAAAATGTTGCAGAAATCGGGTGTGCCACGGATGGCGAAATGGGATGCAGGGGTGGCCTGTTAA
- a CDS encoding class I SAM-dependent rRNA methyltransferase, with the protein MTDPRPEIRFRPNKSPQRVRHGFPWAYDNEIVTDRRTKKIAAGTIVDLLDTDRNFVAQVAFHPTSKIACRVLERDRGVAIGMDWLAAKLSFAKDHRDRLFAEPFYRLIHAEADGLPGLIIDRFGDVLVVQPNAAWIDGLMGELTEAIAQVFGEVTIIKNASGRARGLEGLSEESEVFRGSVDGPIAVPMNGATYLADVLGGQKTGLFFDQRPNHAFAASLAQGADVLDVFSHVGGFSLAALAGGASTALAVDGSAAALGLASEGAAKSGFAAQFDTRKGDAFDVMTALASEGRTFDVVVCDPPAFAPAKPALQAGLRAYEKVARMGAALVRPGGYLVLCSCSHAADVTSFRQASLRGIGKGGRVGQIVHTGYAGADHPVHPNLAESAYLKSLFLRLQ; encoded by the coding sequence ATGACAGATCCACGCCCAGAAATCCGCTTTCGCCCAAACAAGTCACCCCAACGTGTGCGCCATGGTTTTCCATGGGCCTATGACAACGAGATTGTCACGGATCGGCGCACGAAAAAGATTGCCGCGGGGACAATTGTTGATCTGCTGGACACGGATCGCAATTTTGTGGCGCAGGTGGCGTTTCATCCCACATCGAAAATTGCCTGTCGTGTGTTGGAGCGGGATCGCGGTGTCGCCATTGGTATGGACTGGCTGGCGGCAAAGTTGAGTTTTGCCAAGGATCACCGTGATCGGTTGTTTGCTGAGCCGTTCTATCGCTTGATCCATGCCGAGGCGGATGGCCTGCCGGGGCTGATTATTGATCGGTTTGGCGATGTGTTGGTGGTGCAGCCAAATGCGGCGTGGATTGATGGGTTGATGGGAGAATTAACCGAGGCCATCGCGCAGGTGTTTGGCGAAGTGACCATCATTAAGAACGCCAGTGGCCGTGCCCGTGGATTGGAAGGCCTGTCAGAAGAGAGCGAAGTTTTTCGCGGGTCTGTGGATGGACCGATTGCGGTGCCAATGAATGGGGCCACCTATTTGGCGGATGTGCTTGGCGGGCAGAAAACGGGGCTGTTTTTTGATCAGCGTCCGAACCACGCGTTTGCTGCATCTTTGGCGCAAGGGGCTGATGTTTTGGATGTTTTCAGCCATGTTGGTGGGTTTTCACTGGCGGCTTTGGCGGGTGGTGCATCCACTGCATTGGCCGTTGATGGATCGGCGGCTGCCTTGGGTTTGGCCAGTGAGGGAGCGGCAAAATCTGGCTTTGCTGCGCAATTTGATACCCGCAAAGGCGATGCGTTTGACGTGATGACGGCACTGGCGAGCGAAGGTCGAACCTTTGATGTGGTGGTTTGTGATCCCCCTGCATTTGCCCCTGCAAAACCTGCGCTGCAAGCGGGTTTGCGGGCCTATGAAAAAGTGGCGCGAATGGGGGCAGCATTGGTGCGCCCTGGTGGGTATTTGGTGCTATGTTCCTGCTCTCATGCGGCGGATGTTACCAGCTTTCGTCAGGCAAGTTTGCGTGGGATCGGAAAAGGGGGGCGTGTGGGGCAGATTGTGCATACGGGCTATGCCGGAGCGGACCATCCTGTGCATCCAAATTTGGCGGAATCAGCATACCTTAAGTCGTTGTTTTTAAGGCTGCAATGA
- a CDS encoding DUF6778 family protein — MFSMGKIAGLFAIALTTTACVSSNNASQNLVTEAPSAVFTSVPTTQQTDQTLSFFPQENQVASLNTTAIGVASQYEVVDVQVAVPEYLVVSEADVYVPKADIVWREDPLGDRRAQVKAIMTDALSKGTNALVGPRKVVMAARVNMFHAITEKARNTVGGKHNVQFDYVLLDAETRQPVTTVQSIDASLKAFGGSKAYRAMREGKTQKVRITNHVAAQIQQALRAPVKG; from the coding sequence ATGTTTAGTATGGGTAAAATCGCTGGATTGTTCGCCATCGCGCTGACAACGACAGCTTGTGTATCTTCCAATAATGCTTCGCAGAACCTTGTGACAGAGGCTCCATCTGCAGTTTTCACTTCTGTGCCGACAACACAGCAAACAGATCAAACGCTCAGCTTTTTCCCTCAGGAAAACCAAGTTGCATCGTTGAACACAACAGCCATTGGCGTTGCTTCGCAGTATGAAGTGGTCGATGTGCAAGTGGCCGTGCCAGAATATCTGGTCGTGTCCGAAGCGGATGTTTATGTGCCAAAGGCCGATATCGTCTGGCGCGAAGACCCGCTGGGGGACCGCCGTGCGCAGGTAAAAGCGATCATGACGGATGCGTTGAGCAAGGGAACAAACGCGCTGGTTGGACCGCGCAAAGTTGTAATGGCGGCCCGCGTGAACATGTTCCATGCGATCACCGAAAAAGCGCGTAACACCGTGGGTGGCAAGCACAATGTGCAGTTTGACTATGTCCTTTTGGATGCAGAAACGCGCCAGCCTGTGACCACAGTGCAAAGCATTGATGCGTCCTTGAAAGCCTTTGGTGGCAGCAAGGCATACCGTGCGATGCGCGAAGGCAAAACGCAAAAAGTTCGGATCACGAACCATGTTGCGGCCCAAATCCAACAGGCGCTTCGCGCACCTGTTAAAGGGTAA
- a CDS encoding sarcosine oxidase subunit gamma family protein, whose translation MSNVISAAHGASFDGAVRVEDAGVKGMITVRGDLSSAKMAKAVKSAVGLGMPEVRGVKVGTKGGVAWMSPDELILFCDYADADSVVAKLEKALKGEHFLAANVSDARALFTLTGDGVREVIAKGTPADMSVEGLPLGEMRRSRLGQVAVAFWLTEEGKLELVCFRSVGQFVYEWLVNAAAKDTLPNHL comes from the coding sequence ATGTCTAATGTTATCAGTGCAGCACATGGTGCGAGCTTTGACGGTGCAGTCCGTGTAGAGGATGCAGGCGTTAAAGGAATGATCACGGTTCGAGGTGACCTGTCGTCTGCAAAAATGGCCAAAGCGGTGAAATCTGCAGTGGGTCTGGGCATGCCAGAAGTGCGCGGCGTTAAGGTTGGAACCAAAGGTGGCGTCGCGTGGATGTCCCCTGATGAGCTGATCCTGTTTTGCGATTACGCCGATGCAGATAGCGTGGTGGCAAAGTTGGAAAAGGCGCTGAAAGGCGAGCATTTTCTGGCCGCAAATGTATCGGATGCACGGGCGTTGTTTACCCTGACGGGGGACGGCGTACGCGAGGTGATCGCCAAAGGGACACCTGCGGATATGTCTGTAGAGGGCTTGCCGCTTGGTGAAATGCGGCGCTCCCGTCTGGGGCAGGTTGCGGTTGCATTTTGGCTGACAGAAGAGGGTAAGCTGGAACTGGTTTGCTTCCGCTCTGTGGGGCAGTTTGTGTACGAATGGCTGGTGAATGCAGCTGCGAAAGACACGCTTCCGAACCATCTTTGA
- a CDS encoding sarcosine oxidase subunit alpha family protein, with protein MSTRLQNGGRLIDRSQKVEFNWNGKRLQGFKGDTLASALLANDQVLVGRSFKYHRPRGIVAAGPEEPNALVALGEGGKYEPNARATTTELFDGLDAKSQNHWPTLEFDVGAVNKMMSRFFPAGFYYKTFIAPRFAWKHVFEPIIRKAAGLGPAPKAEDRDADTYEYFYAHCDVLVVGGGIAGLAAALQAGQSGAKVLLLEQYADIGGRAPVDGVEIDGKPAQDWIDATVKALEALPNVRVRTRTMGAGVYDHGYALGYERLTDHAPKIAGPRHRLWRIRAKQIVTATGAIERPLSFAGNDIPGVMLAGAVRDYAVNHGVSVGDRVAVATNNDDAYRTAIALKEAGLDVPVIIDARPVADGPLPTKARDMGIRVETGKAVSSVYGGKRVTSVGICSQAGEGTKTDEVACDAVAMSGGWSPVVHLWSHCGGKLTWDTDTAMFRPDPARPPLGDNGEGFVSVAGTANGHLDAAAALADGFAAGDAAAAVTGYKSVVKDAPVASAEAEAPILPVWSMPQGMSKKLQMKTWLDYQNDVKVSDVRLAAQEGYESVEHTKRYTTLGMATDQGKLSNINGLAVLADSLNADIPQVGTTTFRPPYHPISMGAIGGEASRHLFKPLRRSPIHEWTDANGGFWEPVGDWRRPYCYQKDGESVTEAVHREILQTRDSVSILDASTLGKIIVKGPDAGKFLDMLYTNMMSNLKVGRCRYGLMCSENGFLSDDGVVARLDEETFLCHTTSGGSDRIHAWMEEWLQTEWWDWKVYTANVTEQYAQIAIVGPNARKVIEKMGVEDMDVSAEGMPFMTFADGKIAGIQARPFRISFSGELSYEIAVPAAQGQAFWDAALAAGAEFGMTPYGTEALHVMRAEKGFIMIGDETDGTVIPQDLNLHWAISKKKEDFLGKRAMERPDMVREDRWRLVGLETEDPNVVIPDGAYAVDGTTRPNGVKHMIGRITSTYFSPTLKRSIAMALVEHGPERMGETIKFARVDGTTINAKIVDPVFLDKEGARQNV; from the coding sequence ATGAGCACACGTCTGCAAAATGGTGGTCGCCTGATCGACCGCAGCCAAAAGGTTGAGTTTAACTGGAACGGCAAGCGTTTACAGGGGTTCAAGGGCGACACGCTGGCCTCTGCTTTGCTGGCCAATGACCAGGTTCTGGTAGGTCGTTCGTTCAAATACCACCGTCCGCGCGGCATCGTTGCGGCAGGTCCAGAAGAGCCGAATGCGCTGGTGGCGCTGGGCGAAGGTGGCAAATACGAGCCGAACGCACGGGCCACAACAACCGAGCTGTTTGACGGGTTGGACGCTAAATCACAGAACCACTGGCCTACGCTGGAATTTGATGTGGGCGCTGTGAACAAGATGATGTCGCGGTTTTTTCCGGCTGGGTTCTATTACAAAACATTCATCGCGCCGCGTTTTGCGTGGAAGCATGTGTTCGAGCCGATCATTCGTAAAGCAGCGGGTTTAGGCCCTGCGCCTAAGGCCGAAGATCGTGATGCGGATACTTACGAATATTTCTATGCGCATTGTGATGTGTTGGTTGTGGGCGGCGGGATCGCTGGGCTTGCGGCGGCATTGCAAGCGGGCCAGTCGGGCGCAAAAGTTCTGTTGCTGGAGCAATACGCAGATATCGGTGGGCGTGCGCCTGTGGATGGTGTGGAAATTGACGGTAAACCTGCACAAGACTGGATTGATGCAACGGTTAAGGCATTGGAAGCGCTGCCAAATGTTCGTGTGCGGACGCGCACGATGGGGGCAGGGGTTTACGATCACGGCTATGCGCTGGGGTATGAACGCCTGACAGATCACGCGCCTAAGATCGCTGGGCCGCGGCACCGTTTGTGGCGCATTCGAGCCAAACAGATTGTGACAGCAACGGGTGCGATTGAACGCCCGCTGTCTTTTGCTGGTAACGATATTCCAGGTGTTATGCTGGCAGGTGCCGTGCGCGATTATGCGGTGAACCACGGTGTGTCCGTTGGGGATCGTGTGGCCGTGGCAACAAACAACGACGATGCCTACCGCACCGCGATTGCGTTGAAAGAGGCAGGGCTGGATGTGCCTGTCATTATTGACGCACGCCCTGTTGCGGACGGCCCATTGCCAACCAAAGCCCGCGATATGGGTATTCGCGTTGAAACGGGCAAAGCAGTGTCATCTGTGTACGGTGGCAAACGTGTGACGTCCGTGGGCATTTGTTCACAGGCTGGCGAGGGCACAAAGACCGATGAGGTTGCCTGTGATGCAGTGGCCATGTCTGGTGGCTGGTCCCCTGTTGTGCATTTGTGGTCCCATTGCGGGGGCAAGCTGACGTGGGACACAGATACGGCGATGTTCCGTCCTGATCCCGCGCGTCCACCGCTGGGCGACAATGGCGAAGGATTTGTGTCTGTTGCCGGTACGGCGAACGGGCATCTGGATGCGGCAGCGGCATTGGCTGACGGTTTCGCGGCTGGGGATGCAGCGGCGGCGGTGACGGGGTATAAATCCGTTGTAAAAGACGCACCCGTTGCAAGTGCGGAGGCCGAAGCGCCAATTCTGCCAGTTTGGTCCATGCCACAGGGTATGAGCAAAAAATTGCAGATGAAAACATGGCTCGATTATCAGAACGATGTGAAAGTTTCTGATGTGCGCTTGGCCGCACAAGAGGGGTATGAAAGCGTTGAACATACCAAGCGGTATACAACGCTTGGGATGGCGACAGATCAAGGTAAGTTGAGCAACATCAACGGTTTGGCTGTTCTGGCCGACAGTTTGAACGCGGACATTCCGCAAGTTGGGACAACCACGTTCCGCCCACCATACCACCCGATTTCCATGGGTGCGATTGGCGGCGAAGCCTCGCGGCATTTGTTCAAACCGCTGCGCCGTAGCCCGATCCACGAATGGACTGATGCGAACGGTGGCTTCTGGGAGCCTGTGGGTGATTGGCGTCGTCCGTATTGTTACCAGAAAGACGGCGAGAGCGTGACAGAGGCGGTGCATCGTGAGATTTTGCAAACACGAGACAGTGTTTCGATTTTGGATGCCTCGACGCTTGGTAAGATCATCGTAAAGGGGCCTGATGCGGGCAAGTTCCTCGACATGCTCTATACCAATATGATGAGCAACCTGAAGGTCGGCCGGTGTCGTTATGGTTTGATGTGTTCGGAAAACGGGTTTTTGTCGGATGACGGTGTTGTGGCACGGTTGGATGAAGAAACGTTCCTGTGTCACACCACATCTGGCGGGTCAGATCGCATTCATGCGTGGATGGAAGAATGGTTGCAGACGGAATGGTGGGACTGGAAAGTCTATACCGCCAATGTGACCGAGCAATACGCGCAAATCGCGATTGTGGGGCCGAATGCGCGCAAAGTGATTGAAAAGATGGGCGTCGAGGATATGGATGTGTCCGCTGAAGGCATGCCGTTCATGACGTTTGCGGATGGTAAGATCGCGGGCATTCAGGCGCGTCCGTTCCGGATTTCATTTTCGGGTGAGCTGTCCTATGAAATCGCCGTTCCTGCGGCGCAGGGGCAAGCGTTCTGGGATGCGGCACTGGCGGCAGGGGCTGAGTTTGGCATGACGCCTTATGGCACCGAAGCCTTGCACGTGATGCGGGCCGAAAAAGGCTTTATCATGATCGGCGACGAAACCGATGGTACGGTGATCCCGCAGGATTTGAACCTGCATTGGGCGATTTCCAAGAAGAAAGAAGATTTCTTGGGCAAACGGGCCATGGAACGGCCAGACATGGTGCGCGAGGATCGCTGGCGTCTTGTTGGGCTGGAAACGGAAGACCCGAATGTTGTGATCCCAGACGGGGCCTATGCCGTAGATGGCACGACGCGCCCGAACGGGGTCAAACACATGATTGGGCGGATCACATCCACTTACTTCTCACCCACGTTGAAACGTTCTATTGCCATGGCGCTGGTTGAACATGGGCCAGAGCGGATGGGAGAAACCATCAAGTTCGCACGGGTTGATGGTACAACCATCAATGCAAAAATCGTTGATCCAGTGTTCTTGGATAAAGAGGGGGCACGTCAAAATGTCTAA
- a CDS encoding sarcosine oxidase subunit delta, with product MLLLTCPNCGIAAEETELSAGGEAHITRYGAGSSDDNFETYMFMRKNAKGVHFERWRHVNGCGKWFHAARCTMTLEVFGTYSAQTFEPPKDLIKKIKTKRPDWEGFVK from the coding sequence ATGCTACTCTTAACCTGTCCAAACTGCGGCATTGCCGCTGAAGAAACTGAACTCTCTGCGGGGGGCGAAGCCCATATCACGCGTTATGGGGCGGGGTCTTCGGATGATAACTTCGAAACCTATATGTTCATGCGCAAGAACGCTAAGGGGGTTCATTTTGAACGCTGGCGGCATGTGAATGGCTGTGGGAAATGGTTCCATGCGGCGCGGTGTACCATGACGCTGGAAGTGTTTGGGACCTATTCGGCGCAAACGTTTGAGCCGCCCAAAGACCTGATTAAAAAGATCAAAACAAAACGCCCTGACTGGGAAGGATTTGTGAAATGA